A window from Thiomonas sp. FB-Cd encodes these proteins:
- the nuoH gene encoding NADH-quinone oxidoreductase subunit NuoH, with the protein MLEAFNSGGLNLLGPVAWPVIWTIIKIVAIVLPLFIAVAYLTLWERKLIGWIQVRIGPNRVGPYGLLQPIADGLKFIFKEIIVPTQASQFLFILGPIMTIMPALAAWSVMPFGPDVALANVNAGLLLLMAVTSLEVYGVIIAGWASNSKYAFLGAMRASAQMVSYEIAMGFCLVVVLMVSGSLNLTQIVVGQEQGRFALMGLNFLSWNWLPLLPIFVVYLISGIAETNRHPFDVVEGESEIVAGHMVEYSGMSFALFFLAEYANMILVSFLATIMFLGGWDAPLSFLGFVPGWIWLGIKAFLVVSIFLWVRATFPRYRYDQIMRLGWKIFIPVTLVWLVLIGAWMQTPWSIWH; encoded by the coding sequence ATGCTTGAAGCCTTCAACTCCGGTGGATTGAACCTGCTCGGCCCAGTCGCGTGGCCCGTGATTTGGACCATCATCAAGATCGTTGCTATCGTGCTGCCGCTGTTCATCGCGGTCGCCTACCTCACGTTGTGGGAGCGCAAGCTCATCGGGTGGATTCAGGTTCGAATCGGTCCTAACCGCGTCGGACCCTACGGACTTTTGCAGCCGATAGCCGACGGACTGAAGTTCATATTCAAGGAAATCATCGTACCCACGCAGGCAAGCCAGTTTTTGTTCATTCTGGGACCCATCATGACGATCATGCCGGCGCTGGCTGCATGGTCCGTCATGCCTTTCGGGCCGGATGTGGCGCTGGCTAACGTAAACGCCGGGCTCTTGTTGCTCATGGCCGTGACCTCGCTGGAGGTCTACGGTGTCATCATCGCGGGGTGGGCGTCCAATTCAAAGTACGCGTTCCTGGGCGCCATGCGTGCGTCGGCGCAGATGGTCAGCTACGAGATCGCCATGGGCTTTTGCCTGGTTGTCGTATTGATGGTGTCTGGCAGCCTCAACCTCACGCAGATCGTGGTTGGGCAGGAGCAGGGCCGTTTCGCCCTCATGGGACTGAATTTTCTTTCGTGGAATTGGCTGCCGCTGTTGCCTATCTTTGTTGTTTACCTCATTTCTGGGATTGCGGAGACCAATCGCCACCCATTTGATGTGGTCGAGGGTGAGTCGGAAATCGTGGCCGGCCACATGGTCGAATATTCCGGCATGTCGTTCGCGCTGTTCTTCCTTGCGGAATACGCGAACATGATCCTTGTTTCGTTCCTCGCCACGATCATGTTTCTTGGCGGGTGGGACGCGCCACTGTCGTTCCTCGGTTTCGTCCCAGGATGGATCTGGCTCGGCATCAAGGCCTTTCTCGTAGTGTCCATCTTTCTGTGGGTGCGTGCGACGTTTCCGCGTTACCGCTACGACCAGATCATGCGTCTGGGCTGGAAAATCTTCATCCCCGTCACCTTGGTGTGGCTGGTGCTGATCGGCGCGTGGATGCAAACCCCTTGGTCGATTTGGCACTGA
- the nuoI gene encoding NADH-quinone oxidoreductase subunit NuoI, which translates to MAAVRDTFNSFFLVELFKGLALTGKHAFRRKITVQYPEEKTPMSPRFRGLHALRRYPNGEERCIACKLCEAVCPALAITIESDQRADGTRRTTRYDIDLTKCIFCGFCEESCPVDSIVETHIFEYHGEQRGDLYFTKEMLLAVGDRYEHEIAPNKEADAQYR; encoded by the coding sequence ATGGCCGCCGTGCGCGACACCTTCAACAGCTTTTTCCTGGTCGAACTCTTCAAGGGGCTTGCCCTCACCGGCAAGCACGCCTTCCGACGCAAAATCACGGTGCAATATCCCGAAGAGAAGACGCCGATGTCACCCCGGTTTCGCGGCCTGCACGCGCTGCGCCGCTACCCGAATGGCGAAGAACGTTGCATTGCGTGCAAGTTGTGCGAGGCTGTGTGCCCAGCGCTGGCGATCACGATCGAAAGTGACCAGCGCGCTGACGGCACGCGCCGCACCACTCGATATGACATTGACCTGACCAAGTGCATTTTCTGTGGCTTCTGCGAGGAGAGTTGCCCCGTGGATTCCATCGTGGAGACCCACATCTTTGAATATCACGGCGAACAGCGCGGCGACCTGTACTTCACGAAGGAGATGCTGCTGGCTGTAGGTGACCGTTACGAACACGAAATCGCGCCCAACAAGGAGGCCGACGCCCAATATCGCTGA
- the nuoG gene encoding NADH-quinone oxidoreductase subunit NuoG, with product MVELEIDGRKVEVPEGSMVMEAAHKLDIYVPHFCYHPKLSIAANCRMCLVDIEKAPKPLPACATPVAQGMIVRTHSDKALQAQKGVMELLLINHPLDCPICDQGGECQLQDLAVGYGASTSRYHEDKRVVFHKNAGPLIAMEEMTRCIHCTRCVRFGQEVAGVMELGMAMRGEHSEITTFLEGSIDSELSGNMIDICPVGALTSKPFRFAARTWELTRRASVSPHDSLGTNLVMQVKNNRVMRVVPQENENINECWISDRDRFSYEGLNSSERLTQPMIRDGDQWRDVDWPTALSYVANGLKRIIDAGGPGQLGALASPVSTVEELFLVSKLVRALGSESVDFRLRQSDFSQDGDSDDRIPSLGLPVADVRHLQSALIVGSLLRKDHPLLAAKLRRASKSGGKISVVHAADDDLLMPLHARLIAPPSAWVNRLAEVAACVADQAGVARPQVLEGMQPSEDAQRIAQSLLSGERKAVLLGNAAAQHPHARDLDILGRWIAEHTGASFGYTVEAANTVGAYLVGAKPGSGGLNVAQMVQKPPAAMLLLGVEPEFDMQDGAAAAAAMRACGFVVALSAYRGTVADYAQVLLPIAPFSETAGAIVNCEGSLQTYSPVVGPVGQSRPAWKVLRVLADQLGLPGFEYDTVEAVRDAALHGVNIAERLQSHTGTELPASLALQGEARGLSDFERLAEVPIYFSDAIVRRAASLQQTRDARLAGQIALAPDAWQRLGLQSGDRVKVQQGAATTELSVRLDNGLATGVVRIAAAHPATVGLGPMFGAVSVHKA from the coding sequence ATGGTTGAATTGGAAATCGATGGTCGAAAGGTCGAGGTGCCCGAGGGCTCCATGGTTATGGAGGCGGCGCACAAGCTTGACATCTATGTTCCTCATTTCTGCTATCACCCCAAGCTGTCCATCGCGGCCAACTGCCGTATGTGCTTGGTGGATATCGAGAAGGCGCCCAAGCCACTCCCCGCTTGCGCCACGCCGGTCGCGCAGGGCATGATCGTTCGCACCCATTCCGACAAGGCTCTGCAGGCGCAGAAGGGTGTGATGGAGTTGCTGCTGATTAACCACCCCTTGGATTGCCCCATTTGTGACCAGGGCGGTGAATGCCAATTACAGGACTTGGCCGTGGGCTACGGGGCATCGACGTCTCGCTACCACGAGGACAAGCGCGTGGTGTTCCACAAGAACGCTGGCCCGCTTATCGCCATGGAGGAAATGACCCGCTGCATTCATTGCACCCGATGCGTGCGCTTTGGTCAGGAAGTGGCCGGCGTGATGGAACTGGGTATGGCCATGCGCGGTGAGCATTCTGAGATCACCACATTCCTTGAAGGCTCCATCGACTCGGAGCTTTCAGGCAACATGATCGACATTTGTCCTGTGGGCGCACTAACCAGCAAGCCCTTTCGATTTGCGGCCCGGACGTGGGAGCTCACCCGGCGCGCGTCGGTCAGTCCGCACGATAGCCTCGGCACGAATCTCGTCATGCAGGTGAAGAACAACCGCGTGATGCGCGTGGTGCCGCAGGAAAACGAGAACATCAACGAGTGCTGGATTTCGGATCGCGACCGGTTCAGCTACGAAGGTTTGAACAGCTCCGAGCGACTCACCCAGCCGATGATCCGCGACGGCGATCAATGGCGGGACGTGGATTGGCCCACAGCCCTATCCTATGTGGCCAATGGTCTCAAGCGCATCATTGATGCGGGCGGGCCGGGGCAGCTGGGCGCGCTGGCGTCCCCTGTCAGCACGGTCGAGGAGCTTTTTCTGGTTAGCAAGTTGGTGCGCGCGCTTGGTAGCGAAAGCGTCGACTTCCGTCTGCGTCAGTCCGACTTCTCGCAGGATGGAGACAGTGACGACCGCATTCCCTCTTTGGGCCTACCGGTCGCCGATGTGCGCCATCTTCAGTCGGCGTTGATCGTTGGATCGTTGCTGCGCAAGGACCATCCCCTGCTTGCCGCCAAGCTGCGGCGCGCGAGCAAATCCGGCGGCAAGATCAGCGTGGTGCATGCTGCTGACGACGATCTCCTGATGCCACTGCACGCCCGACTCATCGCGCCGCCGAGTGCATGGGTCAACCGGCTTGCTGAGGTGGCTGCGTGCGTGGCGGACCAGGCCGGCGTCGCTCGTCCTCAAGTTCTTGAGGGAATGCAGCCATCCGAGGATGCGCAACGCATCGCGCAGAGTCTGCTATCTGGCGAACGCAAGGCGGTTCTGCTTGGGAACGCGGCGGCCCAGCATCCGCATGCACGTGATTTGGACATCCTGGGGCGCTGGATCGCCGAGCACACCGGTGCAAGCTTCGGCTACACGGTGGAAGCGGCGAACACCGTGGGGGCATATTTAGTCGGCGCCAAACCCGGGTCCGGCGGCCTGAATGTGGCGCAAATGGTGCAAAAACCCCCGGCGGCCATGCTTCTTTTGGGCGTCGAGCCCGAGTTCGACATGCAGGACGGCGCTGCCGCAGCAGCAGCAATGCGCGCGTGCGGTTTTGTTGTGGCGCTATCCGCCTACCGTGGCACGGTCGCCGATTACGCCCAGGTCCTGTTGCCGATTGCGCCCTTCAGCGAAACCGCGGGCGCGATCGTCAACTGTGAAGGGAGTTTGCAGACGTACAGCCCGGTCGTTGGACCGGTCGGACAGTCGCGGCCTGCGTGGAAGGTGCTGCGCGTCTTGGCCGATCAGCTCGGCTTGCCGGGTTTTGAGTACGACACCGTGGAAGCCGTGCGCGATGCCGCTTTGCATGGCGTGAACATTGCAGAGCGCCTTCAGTCGCACACCGGAACGGAATTGCCCGCCTCCCTTGCCTTGCAGGGCGAGGCGCGAGGTTTGAGCGATTTTGAGCGCCTTGCTGAAGTGCCGATCTATTTCAGCGATGCAATCGTAAGGCGCGCCGCTTCGCTGCAGCAAACCCGCGATGCACGCTTGGCAGGGCAGATCGCGCTCGCCCCTGATGCATGGCAGCGGCTCGGGCTGCAGTCCGGGGACCGTGTGAAGGTGCAGCAGGGAGCCGCCACCACCGAGTTATCGGTGAGGTTGGACAATGGCTTGGCGACGGGCGTGGTACGTATTGCCGCGGCGCACCCCGCCACCGTTGGCCTCGGCCCCATGTTCGGCGCAGTTTCTGTGCACAAGGCCTGA